The proteins below come from a single Candida albicans SC5314 chromosome 7, complete sequence genomic window:
- the KCH1 gene encoding Kch1p (Ortholog of Kch1 a potassium transporter; mediates K+ influx and activates high-affinity Ca2+ influx system during mating pheromone response in S. cerevisiae; induced by alpha pheromone in SpiderM medium), translated as MGSKNKRYSYLPASKNDHFNAENEIKKYHLDVSTFDVIRVNNFRNYNCSTLFWYFYMWVLIFLSFALLATDIYSCLNILVFHRWASDDYKPYAYSIAKWIFTGCIIFQFVLLFYHWIWAIHIARTRNIALVYLNSIAKRLYSIKYYDNFCLLNSINEGHFFDWCCFLTYYEIDNALQILVADTPRQVINILTLRYYATGGELNNNILNNIEQIANTNLYLSIILSFMCLSVFIYAIFFLRFVFGMLCYIPLKIQLSNDGYKSFKDYCCHLINESIADAVRLHHKPKKVLLEQGILSEERIAQLPVLEDRPPRYNDYSKTFYRTDTSATLESNIPLNYMKDRSNSTNNSRDDFGGHSNQKVYSPINDQNNGIGKRLSQLREKYTQPSYGVIEKSKPVDSIVGHEQSLYKSRQRSQASLLSEDQNELMYKQPRSTSLTHDTSRTHLNNPPKRSITDISEQIGQQNLPSSFKPMRKAPTAPLGRESHQNSQDINSLTGYDQPVQPLPKSYTQDHPHRHKYNDYAESITNPFGNPSSIYSGSVDDFSRPMKTDYTDEGINPLYSQIKPLKKSTTEPINSFELSYQTPPETKFKRSFTDEYPITEEDRLHSSQDESKVNNQEEDQQQGSPTGTDIIDDFLEELNAPPEKEPPYPVRGVSKYFET; from the coding sequence ATGGGTTCCAAAAACAAACGATATAGCTATTTACCAGCATCAAAGAATGATCATTTCAATGCAGAAAATGAGATTAAAAAATACCATTTAGATGTATCAACATTTGATGTTATAAGAGTGAATAATTTCCGTAATTACAACTGTTCGACTTTGTTTTGGTATTTTTACATGTGGGTTCTAATCTTTTTATCATTTGCATTATTAGCAACAGATATCTATTCTTGTCTAAATATCCTTGTATTCCATAGATGGGCTAGTGATGATTACAAGCCGTACGCATATTCCATTGCCAAATGGATTTTCACTGGATGTATAATATTTCAGTTTGTGCTACTATTTTATCATTGGATATGGGCCATACATATTGCCAGGACAAGAAATATTGCCTTGGTTTATCTAAATTCCATAGCCAAAAGACTCTATCTGATAAAATattatgataatttttgtttattaaaCAGTATCAACGAAGgtcatttttttgattggtGTTGTTTTTTAACTTATTATGAGATAGATAATGCATTACAAATATTAGTGGCTGACACCCCAAGACAAGTTATCAATATATTGACATTAAGATACTATGCCACTGGTGGAGAGTTaaataacaatattttgaataacATTGAACAAATTGCCAATACAAATTTGTACTTGTCTATTATTTTGAGTTTCATGTGTTTATCGGTGTTCATCTATGCTATATTCTTCTTGAGGTTTGTATTTGGGATGCTTTGTTACATTCCATTAAAGATCCAATTGAGCAACGATGGCTATAAGAGTTTTAAAGATTACTGTTGTCACTTGATTAACGAAAGTATTGCTGATGCAGTTAGGTTGCACCATAAACCAAAGAAAGTGTTGTTGGAGCAAGGTATATTATCGGAAGAGAGAATTGCTCAATTGCCTGTGTTGGAAGATCGTCCACCTCGTTATAATGACTACTCAAAAACTTTTTACCGTACAGATACCAGTGCCACATTGGAATCAAATATTCCATTGAATTATATGAAAGATAGATCAAATTCCACCAATAATTCCAGAGACGATTTTGGAGGCCACAGTAACCAAAAAGTATATTCACCCATTAATGATCAAAATAATGGAATTGGGAAACGTCTAAGTCAATTGAGAGAGAAGTATACTCAACCAAGTTATGGTGTAATAGAGAAATCTAAACCAGTTGATTCGATAGTAGGTCACGAACAACTGCTTTACAAGTCGAGACAAAGATCACAAGCTTCGCTTTTGAGTGAGGATCAAAACGAATTAATGTACAAACAACCACGATCAACAAGCTTGACACATGACACATCAAGAACCCACTTGAACAACCCACCAAAACGGTCTATCACTGACATTTCAGAACAAATTGGTCAGCAGAATCTACCATCTTCCTTTAAGCCAATGAGAAAAGCTCCTACTGCACCATTAGGGCGTGAGAGTCACCAGAACAGTCAAGACATAAATTCTTTAACTGGATATGACCAACCAGTACAGCCCTTACCAAAGTCATACACACAAGATCATCCACATAGACACAAGTATAATGATTATGCCGAACTGATAACGAACCCCTTTGGGAATCCAAGCTCAATATATTCAGGATCAGTGGATGATTTTTCAAGACCGATGAAAACAGATTATACAGATGAGGGTATAAATCCGTTATACAGCCAGATTaaaccattgaaaaaatcaacaacgGAACCtattaattcatttgaaCTCTCATATCAGACTCCACCTGAAACCAAGTTCAAGCGTTCGTTCACTGATGAGTATCCAATAACTGAAGAGGATAGATTACATTCCTCACAAGACGAAAGTAAAGTGAACAATCAAGAAGAGGACCAACAACAGGGTAGTCCTACAGGAACTGATATTATAGATGACTTtttagaagaattgaatgcCCCACCAGAAAAAGAACCTCCTTATCCAGTAAGAGGAGTTTCGAAATACTTTGAAACTTAG
- the LAT1 gene encoding dihydrolipoyllysine-residue acetyltransferase (Putative dihydrolipoamide acetyltransferase component (E2) of pyruvate dehydrogenase complex; sumoylation target; Spider biofilm repressed), with protein MSALFAVSRSAIALRSIAPRSSTATTSSFLALARLYSSGKFPPHTVINMPALSPTMTQGNIQSWAKKVGDELTPGEAIAEIETDKASMDFEFQEEGYLAKILLDAGAKDVPVGQPIAVYVEDAGEVAAFENFTAADAGEAPKPAPAAEEEAPKKEEPKASTSTSAPASTPSPSSKKAPTDRIIASPFAKTIALEKGISLKGIKGSGPNGRIVAKDLEGVEPQAAAAAAPAAAAATAGAAPSATASYEDIPITSMRKTIASRLLQSTQQSPSYIIQSQISVSKLLKLRASLNATAEERYKLSINDLLIKAIAKTCVRIPEVNAAWLGEQGVIRQYKNVDVSVAVATPTGLITPIVTNAESKGLAEISNQVKDLGKRAKVGKLLPEEFQGGTICISNLGMNHAVTAFTSIINPPQSAILAIGTTEKKAVPSEVNEQGFVFDDVITITGTFDHRVIDGALGGEWMKELKRIVENPLEMLI; from the coding sequence ATGTCTGCTTTATTTGCCGTTTCGAGATCAGCAATTGCTCTTCGTAGCATTGCTCCAAGAAGTTCTACTGCCACCACTTCATCATTCTTAGCATTGGCAAGATTATATTCTTCAGGTAAATTCCCACCACATACTGTTATCAATATGCCAGCATTATCTCCAACCATGACTCAAGGTAACATTCAATCTTGGGCCAAAAAAGTTGGCGATGAGTTAACACCTGGTGAAGCAATCGCCGAAATTGAAACCGATAAAGCATCAATggattttgaatttcaagAAGAAGGTTATTTGGCCAAGATTTTATTGGATGCTGGTGCTAAAGACGTTCCAGTTGGACAACCAATTGCTGTTTATGTTGAAGATGCCGGTGAAGTTGCagcatttgaaaatttcactGCTGCTGATGCCGGAGAAGCACCAAAACCAGCACCTGCtgctgaagaagaagcaccaaagaaagaagaaccAAAGGCTTCTACCTCCACTTCAGCTCCAGCTTCTACTCCATCCCCATCTTCTAAAAAAGCCCCAACCGACAGAATAATTGCATCACCATTTGCTAAAACTATTGCTTTAGAAAAAGGTATTTCCTTGAAAGGTATTAAAGGTTCTGGTCCAAATGGTAGAATTGTTGCCAAAGATCTCGAAGGTGTTGAACCACaagctgctgctgctgctgctccAGCTGCCGCCGCCGCCACCGCCGGTGCTGCTCCAAGTGCTACTGCTTCCTACGAAGATATCCCAATCACTTCTATGAGAAAGACAATTGCTTCCAGATTATTACAATCTACTCAACAATCCCCATCATACATTATTCAATCTCAAATTTCCGTGtctaaattattgaaattacgTGCTTCATTGAATGCCACTGCTGAAGAAAGATACAAGTTGTCTATCAACGATTTATTAATCAAGGCTATTGCTAAGACCTGTGTCAGAATTCCAGAAGTAAATGCTGCTTGGTTAGGTGAACAAGGTGTTATCAGACAATACAAGAATGTTGATGTTTCTGTCGCTGTTGCCACCCCAACTGGATTGATCACTCCAATTGTCACTAATGCTGAATCTAAAGGATTGGCTGAAATTTCTAACCAAGTCAAAGATTTGGGTAAGAGAGCCAAGGTTGGTAAATTACTTCCAGAAGAATTCCAAGGTGGTACCATCTGTATTTCCAACTTGGGTATGAACCATGCTGTTACTGCTTTCACATCTATTATCAACCCACCACAATCTGCCATCCTTGCCATTGGTACTACCGAAAAGAAAGCTGTTCCAAGTGAAGTTAACGAACAAGGATTTGTGTTTGATGATGTTATCACTATTACTGGTACTTTTGATCACAGAGTTATTGATGGTGCCCTTGGTGGTGAATGGATGAAAGAATTGAAGAGAATTGTCGAAAATCCATTAGAAATGTTGATCTAA
- a CDS encoding uncharacterized protein (Ortholog(s) have GTPase activator activity and cytosol localization), with translation MDFETREDNDGVRLSWTSLPKSKLQHQRNVIPMGALYTPLNNKTSISVLDQNCIISCRTCRAVLNPYSPINNSLWTCQICNSSNQLPAMVDSEGQPCYPPNLNPELTTVEYKTGRSSALPPIFFYVVDTIFENDDIESAFQQLKESLTVSLSLLPEDALVGFISFGKHVRIHDLGSNDNLSYTFNGNKQYTLEQLQSSLGLMSSGLSTAGLKQAKDNNGYDQLIGNIGKRFLQPVNIAEYQLTRIIETLVPDRFPHNEYSERPERATGAAINVASLLLKTILNNSHHLTGGHLMVFISGVCTFGPGKIVDKLLKEPLRSHHDIIKAQTTTIQTPSTSHVAKSDINLFKQAKKFYEGITKTLVTLGLSCDFFIGSYDQVGLYEMDEVCYKTGGSVVLSDSFSTAIFKQSFIRFFKKQEEDEQDGENSEYLDMGFNATLEVKTGVDLKIEGLIGNATSLPFNKTVPANERMISTNIVGEGKTNSWKLCNANPQSTYALYFEKLDSVAAATTIQFLFHYQHPSGEMRLRVTTIPVNIIADSDNINLELGFDQETALVLVARDSINKLQPGNTKVATTASIVKQLDNTLIDFCTRFAVYTAGQIESFRLAQTFSLFPQFLYHLRRSPFINVFNSSPDETSYVRHVFMHEDTANSLLMIQPTLLSYDVNTWGSLVDETTGETINEPEPVLLDSLSLGRSKILLLDTFFQILIYHGAQVAEWRKAGYHEQEEYQYFKEFLEAPKREAMMLLMDRFPLPRFIDCDEGGSQARFLMAKLNPSTSYATNVNHLYGIGDRSDVFTDDTNLQSFMDHIQRVVTAKK, from the coding sequence ATGGATTTTGAAACAAGAGAAGACAATGATGGGGTTAGACTCTCGTGGACTTCTTTACCCAAATCCAAATTACAACATCAAAGAAATGTTATCCCTATGGGTGCATTATATACTCCtttaaacaacaaaacatcAATCTCCGTTCTAGACCaaaattgtattattagttGTCGAACATGTCGAGCAGTATTAAATCCTTATTCACCTATAAATAACTCACTTTGGACATGTCAAATATGTAATTCATCTAATCAACTCCCAGCAATGGTTGACTCTGAAGGTCAGCCATGTTACCCTCCCAATCTCAATCCAGAATTAACAACAGTAGAGTATAAAACTGGTAGATCAAGTGCTTTACCtccaatatttttttatgttGTCGATAccatatttgaaaatgatgatattgaaagtGCTTTCCAACAACTTAAAGAAAGTTTAACAGTGTCTTTGAGTCTTTTACCAGAAGATGCATTAGTTGGGTTCATCTCGTTTGGTAAACATGTGAGAATACATGATTTGGGTAGCAATGACAATTTAAGTTACACATTTAACGGGAACAAACAGTACACATTGGAACAACTTCAATCTTCCCTTGGATTAATGAGTTCCGGATTGAGCACTGCTGGGTTAAAACAAGCTAAAGATAATAATGGGTatgatcaattgattggtaATATAGGTAAAAGATTCTTACAGCCAGTAAATATTGCCGAATATCAATTGACAAGAATTATAGAAACCTTGGTACCGGATAGATTTCCTCATAATGAATATAGTGAACGTCCAGAAAGAGCCACTGGTGCAGCAATAAATGTTGCTTCGTTATTGCTAAAAACCATTTTAAATAATCTGCATCATTTGACTGGTGGTCATTTAATGGTGTTTATCAGTGGTGTATGTACTTTTGGACCAGgcaaaattgttgataaattgttAAAAGAACCACTCAGATCCCATCATGACATTATAAAAGCGCAAACAACTACCATACAAACTCCATCGACATCTCATGTTGCCAAAAGtgatattaatttattcaaacaagcaaaaaaattttatgaAGGAATAACTAAAACTCTTGTTACGTTGGGGCTTAGTTgtgattttttcattggAAGTTATGATCAAGTGGGACTTTATGAAATGGATGAAGTATGCTATAAAACAGGTGGTAGTGTTGTTTTAAGTGATTCTTTTAGTACTGCCATTTTCAAACAAAGTTTTAtaagatttttcaaaaagcaagaagaagacgaacAAGATGGAGAAAATTCTGAATATTTGGATATGGGGTTCAATGCCACTTTAGAAGTTAAGACTGGagttgatttgaaaattgaaggGCTTATTGGGAATGCAACATCGTTACCTTTTAATAAAACTGTTCCTGCTAATGAAAGAATGATAAGTACCAATATTGTTGGAGAGGGGAAAACCAACAGTTGGAAATTGTGCAATGCCAATCCACAATCAACTTATGCATTATATTTTGAGAAACTAGATAgtgttgctgctgctacAACAATACAGTTTCTTTTCCATTATCAACATCCATCAGGTGAGATGAGATTACGTGTCACGACAATTCCTGTAAATATTATTGCTGATTCCGATAACATCAACTTGGAATTAGGGTTTGATCAAGAAACTGCACTAGTTTTGGTTGCCCGTGACTCAATAAATAAGTTACAACCAGGAAATACAAAAGTGGCAACAACAGCTAGTATTGTCAAACAATTGGACAATacattgattgatttttgtaCTCGTTTTGCAGTTTATACTGCTGGTCAGATTGAATCTTTTAGATTGGCACAgacattttctttattcCCCCAATTTCTTTACCACTTAAGACGATCACCATTTATAAATGTTTTCAACAGCTCACCTGATGAAACCAGTTATGTTAGACATGTGTTTATGCACGAAGACACCGCAAACtcattattaatgataCAACCAACATTATTGTCCTATGATGTAAATACATGGGGGTCGTTAGTTGATGAAACCACTGGTGAAACAATAAATGAACCTGAACCAGTATTATTGGACTCATTGAGTTTAGGACGATccaaaatattgttgttggatacatttttccaaattttaatttatcatgGAGCTCAGGTTGCTGAATGGAGAAAAGCTGGATATCATGAACAAGAGgaatatcaatatttcaaaGAATTCTTGGAAGCTCCGAAAAGGGAAGCAATGATGCTATTAATGGATAGATTCCCCTTGCCTAGATTCATTGATTGTGATGAAGGTGGATCTCAGGCAAGATTTTTAATGGCCAAGTTGAACCCTAGTACAAGCTATGCTACAAATGTCAATCATCTTTATGGTATTGGAGACCGAAGTGACGTTTTCACCGATGATACCAACTTACAACTGTTTATGGATCATATACAAAGAGTAGTTACAGCTAAAAAATAG
- a CDS encoding uncharacterized protein (Protein with a predicted fatty acid amide hydrolase I domain; induced by Mnl1 under weak acid stress): MSDSLFYSLLTKDPLDNYEDSEKYTKYWLPKVEQYRLNLANSTPQKLLIELPQSLDILTNNQFNAVDYLYSQKLLSEKEFEITDTPGTLLVKKMASKEYTAVEVFKAFAKRAIIAHQFTNCAVDIFIEEGLKQAQERDEYLQKNDKLVGPLHGIPITLKEHICIRGKIAHGGYVAMIDNIPKKDAITTQILSQLGAVFYMRTNEPQALLHLDSGNNITGFTKNPYNLLLSSGGSSSGEGAVVSFGGSVLGVGSDIGGSIRSPAAFSGCHGLRPSTRRISARGIAGGADGQESVPSVIGPLARSIDDLELWMKSYINDGKPWNFDPWCLPIPWRDMSPPKINQLTIAVVRDDGVVRVSPPIRRALDIVVEKLQNEGAKIIELTTTTHPLTNSKLAYDCATKLSNADGNHSMCQLFSQSGEPLKKLTKWYLNLGDGAKHYTVAENRELNRLRDTLREEYSDFMVENKVDVILGPAYNNVAPHREKVYNESYTLIYNLLDFPALVFQTGLFQDPEIDRWNESDLQYEYRSGMEELENDSYKPDECCGAPIALQIAGRRYFDEEVVAAGKSIVEFLGVDLLKR; encoded by the coding sequence ATGTCTGACTCacttttttattcattattaacaaaAGATCCTCTTGATAATTATGAGGATTCTGAAAAGTACACCAAGTACTGGTTACCCAAGGTTGAACAATACCGGCTTAACTTGGCCAATTCTACACcacaaaaattgttgattgaattaCCACAATCATTGGATATTTTAAccaacaatcaattcaatgCCGTCgattatttatattcacAAAAGTTGCTATCGGAGAAGGAATTTGAGATAACCGATACTCCGGGTACGTTACTTGTGAAAAAAATGGCATCCAAAGAGTATACTGCTGTTGAAGTATTTAAAGCATTTGCCAAGAGAGCAATCATTGCCCACCAATTCACCAATTGTGCTGTAgatattttcattgaaGAAGGACTAAAACAAGCCCAGGAAAGAGATgaatatttacaaaaaaatgataaacTAGTTGGGCCTTTACATGGTATTCCCATTACACTTAAAGAACATATTTGTATAAGAGGTAAAATTGCTCATGGTGGATACGTTGCCATGATTGATAAtataccaaaaaaagatgCTATCACTACTCAAATATTATCTCAGTTAGGAGCAGTATTCTACATGCGTACCAATGAACCACAAGCGCTTTTACATTTGGATTCGGGGAATAATATAACTGGATTTACTAAAAACccatataatttattattatcaagtGGAGGATCTTCCTCTGGCGAAGGAGCAGTTGTTTCATTTGGTGGCAGTGTTTTGGGAGTTGGTAGTGATATTGGCGGATCAATTAGATCTCCAGCAGCATTTTCTGGTTGTCATGGATTACGTCCAAGCACAAGAAGAATCTCTGCTAGAGGAATAGCTGGTGGGGCAGATGGTCAAGAGTCAGTACCAAGTGTAATAGGACCACTTGCTAGAAgtattgatgatttggaaCTATGGATGAAAAGTTATATAAATGATGGAAAACCCTGGAATTTTGATCCGTGGTGTTTACCAATTCCTTGGCGTGATATGAGCCCAccaaaaatcaatcaattgactATTGCTGTTGTTAGAGATGATGGTGTAGTTAGGGTATCCCCACCAATTAGACGAGCATTggatattgttgttgaaaaattgcaAAATGAAGGTGCcaaaatcattgaattaacgacaacaacacaTCCATTAACGAATTCTAAATTAGCTTATGATTGTGCTACTAAGTTATCAAATGCTGATGGGAATCATCTGATGTGTCAATTATTTTCTCAATCAGGGGAACCATTAAAAAAGTTGACGAAATGGTATTTGAATCTTGGTGATGGAGCCAAACATTATACTGTAGCTGAGAATCGAGAATTGAATAGATTAAGAGATACATTAAGAGAAGAATATAGTGATTTTATGGTGGAAAACAAAGTTGATGTGATTCTTGGACCTGCTTATAATAATGTTGCTCCACATAGAGAAAAAGTTTATAATGAATCTTATACtttgatttataatttattagatttCCCAGCATTGGTTTTCCAAACAGGATTATTTCAAGATCCTGAAATTGATCGTTGGAATGAATCTGATTTACAATATGAATATAGAAGTGGAAtggaagaattggaaaatgaTAGTTATAAACCTGATGAATGTTGTGGTGCCCCAATTGCTTTACAAATAGCTGGTCGGAGGTATTTTGACGAAGAAGTGGTTGCTGCTggtaaatcaattgttgaattcttaggtgttgatttattgaaaaggTAA
- a CDS encoding transcription factor TFIIIC subunit (RNA polymerase III transcription initiation factor complex (TFIIIC) subunit; growth phase regulated protein; downregulaated in stationary phase yeast cultures; Hap43-repressed; flow model biofilm induced; Spider biofilm repressed), with translation MTIETIYIARHGYRSNWLPPPHPPNPTGIDSDPALAPHGVEQAQQLAAYLTSLPTHEKPEFIIASPFYRCIETSRPIAEMLDLKIALERGVGEWFRKNRDTKPVPGDYTQLRTFFDKLLIDEDTWPRDNLNVIPNIEGEDYDEIYDRAKLFWKKFIPEFEKKFPEIKNVLIVTHAATKIALGSALLQLKSVTDVIDDNQTVLRAGACSLSKFVRDGEDKTNHTIQWKIVMNGNCEFLTQGEEMNWDFRRGVEAGSAEDIAQRKAAAEAEAKALKKNEQTKSDGPITESATGAEIDGNEDEFETFYVTIDIPSISNKIDNEEEPPSRTGQAPKFKNNIIKPSAQLQFTDLKEDHPLVKISNNTISAQGSSSSSLSASKNGFNSHTHNSGVIDPSALIDGKIYQTDWNQLQGTELIFDENGQFIGKVKEHLTCNNNTKFTLKKAEEVEQLRSADDSIMDIDQDSQGQQPARSQFLKRAIVAARAKGK, from the exons ATGACGATTGAAACTATTTATATCGCAAGACACGGTTATAGATCCAATTGgttaccaccaccacacCCACCAAATCCTACTGGTATTGACAGTGACCCGGCTTTAGCACCACATGGTGTTGAACAAGCCCAACAGTTAGCTGCCTATCTTACATCATTACCTACACATGAAAAGCctgaatttattattgctTCACCTTTTTATCGTTGTATAGAAACGTCGAGACCCATTGCCGAAATGTTGGACTTGAAGATTGCTTTAGAAAGAGGAGTTGGTGAATGGTTTCGTAAAAATAGAGATACCAAACCAGTTCCCGGTGATTACACACAATTGAGAACATTTTTcgataaattattgatcGATGAAGATACTTGGCCAAGAGATAACTTAAATGTTATACCTAATATTGAAGGAGAAGATTATGATGAAATCTACGATCGTGCCAAATTGTTTTGGAAAAAGTTTATTCctgaatttgaaaagaaattccccgaaattaaaaatgtgTTGATAGTTACACATGCAGCAACGAAAATTGCTTTAGGATCAGCTTTATTACAGTTAAAATCAGTTACTGATGTTATAGATGATAATCAAACTGTGTTACGTGCTGGTGCATGTTCATTATCCAAATTTGTTAGAGATGGCGAAGATAAAACCAATCATACTATTCAATGGAAAATTGTCATGAATGGTAATTGTGAATTCTTGACACAGGGTGAAGAAATGAACTGGGATTTCCGTCGTGGTGTTGAAGCCGGGTCAGCTGAAGATATAGCGCAAAGAAAGGCAGCAGCAGAAGCAGAAGCAAAAgcattgaagaaaaatgaaCAAACCAAATCCGATGGTCCCATCACTGAATCTGCCACTGGGGCAGAAATAGATGGgaatgaagatgaatttgaa ACATTTTATGTAACCATCGATATACCTTCAATTTCGAATAAAATCGACaatgaagaagaaccaCCATCAAGGACAGGTCAAGCtccaaaattcaaaaacaatattatcaaGCCTTCAGCACAACTCCAATTTACTGATTTAAAAGAAGATCATCCATTAGTAAAAATATCGAACAATACTATATCTGCTCAAGGctcgtcgtcgtcgtcgttATCAGCGTCGAAAAATGGATTTAATAGTCATACTCACAATTCAGGAGTCATTGATCCATCAGCACTTATAGATGGGAAAATTTATCAGACTGATTGGAATCAATTACAAGGTACTGAACtaatatttgatgaaaatggtCAATTTATAGGCAAGGTTAAGGAACATTTGACTTGCAATAATAACACAAAATTCACATTAAAAAAGGCAGAAGAAGTAGAACAACTTCGTTCAGCAGATGATTCTATCATGGATATAGATCAAGACTCACAAGGACAACAACCAGCTAGAAGTCAGTTCTTAAAAAGAGCAATTGTGGCTGCTAGAGCCAAAGGTAAATAA
- the RNH35 gene encoding ribonuclease H2 catalytic subunit (Putative ribonuclease H2 catalytic subunit; flucytosine induced; Spider biofilm repressed), whose product MYFSVQPLLGPTRVECFRATSPACLFTLIPHSFLPQKLFFQIDLSDLVPSSFFCGSYIEKFDNMASAIALESPDTVLLDASLKRKVDEVTEDTPTTTESVEATESDTNKRSKLAISLDWLPPSVTNIEDPFKFASSTYHSEIPQSILQNKTEPIVLGVDEAGRGPVLGPMVYGIAYSLESFSSKLQKEYGFADSKVLTDVKREELFKQIEDPDHELHKHIGWATTTMTARDISSGMLQSVNGKGAYNLNEQAHDTTINLIKQVLAKGVKISKIFVDTVGPPVTYQAKLKRFFPEIDVTVTKKADSIYPIVSTASVVAKVTRDTNIKFYNENLPLLQGQKLGSGYPSDPNTSKWLNSNVDPVFGWCYGFIRFSWQTAKDSLVKNNAAEVVYEDQGKGVEKGYQDVFAMIDKKKDNSKLKRNYFCSSSNVNLL is encoded by the coding sequence ATGTACTTCTCTGTTCAGCCATTACTTGGGCCGACGCGTGTTGAATGTTTTCGCGCGACATCTCCAGCTTGTTTGTTTACTTTGATTCCTCATTCCTTTCTCCCacaaaaacttttttttcaaatagaTTTATCAGATCTTGTTCCtagttcttttttttgtggaAGTTATATAGAAAAGTTTGATAACATGGCATCTGCAATAGCATTGGAATCTCCAGATACAGTATTACTTGATGCATCCCTCAAGAGAAAGGTTGATGAAGTTACTGAAGATAccccaacaacaacagagTCAGTAGAAGCAACAGAAAGTGATACAAATAAGAGATCCAAACTTGCAATTTCATTAGATTGGCTACCACCATCCGTGACCAATATTGAAGATCCATTCAAATTTGCAAGTTCTACTTATCATTCAGAAATTCCTCAAAGTATTCTACAAAACAAGACTGAACCAATTGTACTTGGTGTTGACGAAGCTGGGAGAGGACCAGTATTGGGTCCCATGGTGTATGGGATTGCATATTCTCTAGAATCATTTCTGTCCAAActtcaaaaagaatatgGCTTTGCTGATTCCAAAGTATTGACAGATGTGAAAAGAGAAGAATTATTCAAGCAAATTGAGGATCCAGATCATGAATTGCATAAACACATTGGATGGGCTACCACAACGATGACCGCTAGAGACATTTCTAGTGGTATGTTACAGTCAGTAAATGGTAAAGGAGCTTACAATTTGAATGAACAAGCACATGATACTACTATTAACTTGATCAAACAAGTATTAGCTAAAGGTGTAAAGATATCGAAAATATTTGTCGATACTGTGGGTCCGCCAGTAACGTATCAAGCCAAACTAAAAAGATTCTTCCCAGAAATTGATGTCACAGTAACGAAAAAAGCCGATAGCATTTACCCAATAGTGAGTACAGCCTCTGTTGTTGCTAAAGTCACAAGAGATACAAACATAAAGTTCTATAATGAAAACTTGCCACTTTTACAAGGCCAAAAATTGGGTTCAGGTTATCCCAGTGACCCTAACACCAGCAAATGGCTCAATTCCAACGTTGATCCAGTGTTTGGTTGGTGCTATGGCTTTATTAGATTTTCATGGCAAACGGCAAAAGATAGTTTGGTTAAAAACAATGCCGCAGAAGTTGTTTATGAAGATCAAGGTAAGGGGGTAGAAAAAGGCTATCAAGATGTGTTTGCTATGATagataaaaagaaagataatAGTAAGCTTAAAAGGAACTACTtttgtagtagtagtaatgTAAACTTATTATAG